The nucleotide sequence CCAGCGCGCTGAGCTTCGTGGTGGCCGCCGCCCTCGGAGCCCTCTTCCGCTTCGGCATGCTGCGCGGCGACTTTTTCGGTCTGCAGGCCGGGGACCTTCGTCACGCGCACAGCCACCTGATGCTCATGGGCTGGGCCACCCCGGCGCTCATCGCGCTCATCACCGCCCGCGCCCCCGCGCTGGGCTTGCAGCTTCCTCTACGCGCGACCCTCTCCACCGGTTGGCTGGCGCTTGTGCTGGCTGTGCTGAGCACGCCCGCCTTTGCGCTCTACGGCTACCGCTCGGCGGCCATCGGTGAGGCCAACATCCCGATCGCTGCGGCGCTGAGCGGCGTGGCGATGCTCGTCTGGTACGCCTTTGCCGCCATCTTCCTTTTCGCCCTTCGCCGCGCCCCGAATCCCCACACGCCCAACCCGGCGCGCTCGCTGCTCACGATCGCCACCGGCGCCATGGTCGTCTCGTCGGCGGGGGCCTGGGCGCTGGCCGCGCAGATGATCACAAAGAGCGGCGACGCGTTGAGCCAGCAGCTTGCCGTGCATTTCTTCGTTGACCTCTTTGGCATCGGCTGGCTGCTGGTGGGCGCGCTGGCGCTGCTGCGCGCCGAAACCTCCGCGGCCGCATCGGCCACCGAGAGCCGAGCGCGATGGATGCTCCTCATCGGGCTGCCCCTGGTCTTTCTGGCGGGCATGCCCGCAGCCGACCTCGCTCCCCGGATTCTGCTCATCGGACACCTCGCCGCGGCGCTGAGCGCGGCCGGGTTTATGGCGCTCAGCCTGCCGCTGTGGCGCGCGCTGAAGGGCTGGCGACGGGTAGCTCTGGGCCTGGTGATGGCCAGCGCGCTGATGCTTGCGGCGATCGCGATTCCTCCGGTAGCACAGTGGGGCCAGAGCGCCGGGCTGCGACTGTTCTTTTTGCACACGGCTTTTGCCGGGGCGGTGACGCTCGCGTTGATCAGCGTCGCGGCCCGCACCTTTGGACCCTCTCGAAGTCCGGCGCCCGCAACCTTTGCGCTGGCCATCGCCCTCCTCCTGATCACGCTTCTGCCCCTGACCGGGTTGATGCCCACCGCTCTCTCCGGGCGCTGGGTGCTCGTCTCGGCCCTTGCAGGCGCGCTCGGGGCCACTATGCTGAGCGCGCTTGCCACCCTGCAGGCCCTCCTTCCTCGCACCACCCCCTCCCCAACGCCCTCCCAGGCCCCGAGGCAGCAATGAGCGCCGACGCCATCTCCCCCACCGACGCCCCACTTCGCCCCGACGCCCCACTTCGCCCCGACGCACCGGGGGCCGACGACTGCGCCCCGAGCGATATCGCGCTTAAAAGCTTCTTTCTGGGCCCCCAGGCCGAAAACGCCGAGTGGCTGCGCCAGATCATCAACCAGGTCTTCGAGAGCTACGTGCGCTGGCGCCGCGAGGTCTACCCCGACGACGGCCGCGCCATCTCGCAAAACGACCGCCAGTCCTCGGAGTTTCAGGGGCGCCGCCGCCATTTCGAACGCGAGCTCCTCGACCTGCTGGCCCGCTTCGAGTCGGAAGTCCCCAAGTACAGCCCCCGCTACATCGGGCATATGTTCTCAGAGACCTCGATGCCGGCAATGATCGGCCACGTGCTCACGCTTCTGCATAACCCCAACAACATCTCCGGCGAGTCGTCGCGGGTCGGGGTGAAACTGGAGGCGGAGGCGATTGAGGCGCTGGCGACCATGCTCGGATTTTTCAATCAGGGTGATCAAACTCGCCAGAATAGTCAGGGCAAAGCCTCGCCACGCGGGCATTTCACAAGCGGCGGCACCATCGCAAACTTTGAAGCGATGACCCGCGCGCGAAGCCGCATGCTGCGTTTTATCGCCCGCGGCGCGCAGGCCCGCGAGCGCGGCACCCTCCCGGCGCTCAGCCTCGTGGAGGCCGCGCATCTCGGATGGGCCCGCTACGACGCGTTGCGCCCCGACGCGCCCTCCGACAGTCCAGACGCCGAAAATGACCCGCTCTCGGGCGACCTGCAGGCGATGAACCCCTTTGCCCTGGCCGAACTTCTCGGCCAGCACTTTGCGCAGCCCTACCGCGGCCCGGTGCTGCTCGTCGGCGAACACAAGCATTACTCCTGGGTCAAAGGCGTGGAGCTCCTGGGCCTGGGCAAAGAGGCGTTGTGGCCGGTGCGCTTGAGCGCCGAGGGCACCCTCTGCATCGAGCATCTTGAACAACGCCTCAATGAGGCCGCCGCGGCCGGGCGCCCGGTGCTGATGGTCGTCTCGGTGGCGGGAACCACCGAGCTTGGTGCCTTCGATCCCATCGATGCGGTGCAGGATCTGCTCGATCGTCGCGCCGCCGCCCTCGGGCACCACATCTGGCACCACGTCGACGCGGCCTACGGGGGCTTCTTCGCCGCCAGCGTGGACTCCAACGAGGCCGGCTCTGCGCTGAGCGAGCCGGTCTGCCACGCGCTCAAAGCCATCGGCCGGGTCAACTCTGTGACCCTCGACCCCCATAAGCTCGGCTATGTCCCCTATGCCTCGGGCGCCTTTATCGCCCGCCAGGCCCGCGAGTACCTGGCCCACCGCATCGACGCGCCCTACCTGGTCTTTGACGAAGAGGCCCGCGACCCGGGCCCTCAAACCCTCGAAGGCTCGCGCTCGGCAGCCGGTGCCGTGGCCACCTGGCTGACTGCCCGCACGATCGGTCTGAACAACCAGGGCTACGGCCGAATCCTGCGTCGCACCCTTCAAGCTCGCCAGCGCCTGGAGGCCGCCCTGGGCGAGCTGGCGCATCCGGTGAGGATGTTGCCGGCCTCCTCCAACCTTCTGGGCTTCTGCGTGGGGGCGCCTGGCGAGTCCCTGAGCACCATCAACGCACGCAGCGAGGCGCTCTACACCCGATTTGGGCCCCAGGGCGCCGGCGACTTCTTCGTCTCCAAAACCTCGCTGGGCCTTGAGGCCTACGGCGCTCTGCTGCACCCGCTGCTCACCGACTGGGGGGTGGCGCGTGATGACGCCGACACCACCCACCTCACCGTCCTGCGCTTAAGCGTGATGAACCCCTTTATCGATGCGCGCGAGATGAAGCTCGACCTCTCCCGGGCCTTTGCACAGGCGCTGAGCGAGGCGCTTGATGCCCTCGCTAAAGAGGGCATGTTCAAAGGCGCATAACGTTTTTCCTGACTGAAAAACTCAACGAAGCTGCACCCAGCCCAGCCCGTCGGCGGCCATCGCCACGGTGAGCACCGCCAGGGTGAGGATCAGCACCTGACGCAGCGCCCCGGCCGAAACTTTTGCGCCCAGCCGTGCGCCGAGGTTTGAGCCGATCATTACACCGGCCATCGCCGGAACGGTGACGGCAACGTCGACCACCCCGGCCATCGCCAGAATCAGCGCGCTGACCGAAGCGGTCGTGCCCACCATAAAGGTGCTCGTGGCCGCTGCGGCCCGCAGCGGCACCCGCATCATCGCGCTCATCATCGGCACCTGCACCGCCCCCCCGCCAATGCCCAGCATCCCGGAGCTCAGGCCCGCCAGCCAGCTCAGCGTCACCCCGCGCTTCATGCGCTGAGGCACATAGCTCAAGGGTTTGGCGGTCGTCGGATCGTCAAACTCGGTGGCCATGCCAAAGGGATCGTGCCCGCCCGGAGGCACCACCTCCGCGCCGCGCGGTGCCGCCACCAGCGCGGCGATCACCAGCGCCAGCGTCCCGGCAAAGACCAGCTTCAAGGTCTGCACCGGCGAATACACCACGATGATGCCCCCTAAAATCGCCGCCATCGCCGTCGAGACCTGCAAGAGCAGCGCGAGCTTGATGTGCACCATCCCCCGACGCAGGTACTCCGCGCTGCCGTTGAGCGAGTTGAGCACCACACAAATCGCGCTCGCCGCAATCGCCGCCTTCAGGTCCACGCCCAGCACCAGCGAGAGCACCGGCACGATAAAGACCCCGCCGCCCAGCCCCACCATCGAGCCCAGCCCGCCGGCCAGAAACCCCGTCACAAAGATCGCCACGATGATCATCGCACCCATCACGCCCCCTTCAGCGACATCTTCAGCGGCACCGAGAGCACCACAATCACCAGCACCAGCAACGCCAGCCCCCCCTGCATCCAGCGCCTGGAACCCAGCGCCCGCCAGGCCAGGATCACCAGCCCCGCAGAGGGCCCGGCGATCAACAGCCACACCCCCAGCGTGGTGAGCACCGAGACATCCAGGCTGCGGATCCCCTCCACAAGCTGCGAAGGTGTCCATAACCCCCGGCGAATCACCCCGGTGAGCATAAACTCCAGCGCCACCCCCAGAAGCGCCATCGCCATGCCCACAAGGCTCAGCCATCGATAGAGCACGCCGACGACCAGAGAGTCGTCACGGCTCGCCATACTCACTGCCATATCCAGTCCTTGTGCTCAGAACCAGGCCTCGCCATGGTGGGCCCGACCTGCGGCAACCTGAAAGAAGGAGGCCGTCGGCGTCAACACCGCGATCCTCCTCCTTCGTCCGAACGTGTCTACAATCAGCACGGCCTCGGTCACCCATAACGACGATCACCTGCGGGGGGGAACAACGCCATGCCGAAGACGCCATGGTATCAAGACGCCGTCATCTACGAAGTTCATGTGCGCTCGTTCTTTGATAGCGACGGCGACGGCATCGGCGATCTGCGCGGGCTCACCCAGCGCCTGGACTACCTCGAAGAGCTCGGCGTCACCGCCCTGTGGCTTCTGCCCTTCTACCCCTCGCCACTCAAAGACGATGGCTACGACATCGCCAGCTACACCGAGGTGCACCCGGATTACGGGACGTTGCGCGACTTCCAAACATTCCTGCGCGAAGCCCACCGCCGGGGATTAAAGGTCATCACCGAGCTTGTGCTCAACCACACCTCCGACCAGCACCCCTGGTTTCAGCGGGCCCGCCGCGCCCCGCGCGGCTCGGTGGAGCGCGACTTCTACGTCTGGAGCGACACCCCGGATCGCTACCGCGAGGCGCGCATCATCTTCAGCGACGTCAAACACTCCAACTGGACCTACGATCCGGTGGCCGGGCAGTACTTCTGGCACCGCTTCTATGACCATCAGCCCGACTTAAACTTCGACAACCCTCAGGTGCGCAAAGCCGTCTTCGAGATCGTCGACTTCTGGATGAAGATGGGCATCGACGGGCTGCGCCTGGACGCCATCACCTACCTCTACGAGCGCGAGGGCACGACCTGCGAGGGCCTTCCCGAAACCCACGCCTTTTTGCGCGACCTGCGCGCGCACGTCGATGAGCGCTACGAAGATCGCATGCTCCTGGCCGAGGCCAACCTCTGGCCCGAAGACGCTGTGGCCTTCTTTGGCCAGGGCGACGAATGCCATATGGCCTTTCATTTCCCGCTGATGCCTCGCCTCTTTATGGCCGTGGAAATGGAAGATCGTCAGCCGATTGTCGACATCCTCGATCAGACCCCGGAGCTGCCCGAGGGCTGCCAGTGGGCGCTCTTTTTGCGCAACCACGACGAGCTCACCCTGGAGATGGTCACCGACGAGGAGCGCGACTTTATGTACCGGGCCTTTGCCCCGGAGCTGCGCATGCGGGTCAACCTGGGAATTCGCCGACGCCTCGCACCCATATTGCGCGGCGACGGGCGCAAAATTCGCCTGCTCTACGCCCTGCTGCTCTCCCTGCCCGGCACGCCCATTCTCTACTACGGCGATGAAATCGGCATGGGCGACAACTACCACCTGGGCGATCGCAACGGGGTGCGCACCCCGATGCAATGGAGCGCCGATCGCAACGGAGGCTTCTCTCGCGCCAACCCCCAGAGCCTTTTCCTGCCGGTGATCACCGATCCCGCCTACCACTACATGAGCACCAACGTGGAGACCCAGGAGAACGCCCCGGCCTCGCTTCTGCGCTGGATCAAGCGGCTGATCGCCATCCGCCAGAACAGCCCGGCGCTTAAGCGCGGGGAGCTGACGATGATGCCCTGCACCAACCACCGGGTGCTGGCGATGCGCCGTACCACCGAGGACGATGACGCGCTGCTGGTGCTCAACCTCTCGCACGCAGCGCAACACGTGCATCTGGATTTGAGCGATGCGGCCGAGCGCTGGCCTGTTGAATTATGGGGCCGCACGCAATTTCCCCCGATTCATCCGGAGCGTGCGCGCCGCTACGCCCTCTCGCTGGCGCCCTACGCGTTCTACTGGTTCAACCTCTCCAAACGCCCCCTCGATGAAGCCCAGCTGATGGAGCCCCCCGCCCCGCGCGGCCCCCTGGAGGTGCGCGATGACTGGTCGGCGATCTTTGAGGGCCGCATGCGCGCTCCTTTTCTGCGCCGCCTTACCGAATTCTTGCACCATCAGCCCTGGTTCAACCCCCGCGCCCGACGCCTCGAAACGCTGGAGATTCAAGAACGCATTCGCATGCGCTGGGAGGAAGGCCTCACGCTGATCTGCCTGCTGGAAGCCACCTTTCTCGACGGAGAAAACGAGATCTACATGCTGCCCATCGGCTTCTCCACCGATCAGCGCGCCGATCGCATCCGCGAACAATCCCCTCACGCCATCATCACCAGACTACGCCTGGAGCGCACCGGTGAATCCGGTGAGCTCTACGACGCCTCGGTCAGCCCCGGCTTTGTGAGCGCCCTACTCGGTTACATCCGCAAAAGCTGGACCCTCAACGGGATGGAGGGCAGTTTCCAGGGCCACTGGGTCGAGCACTTCCAGGACCTCACCCCGGAGCGTCTCAGCGCGCTTCCCCTCCACCTGCTCGAGATCAACCACACCCACACCTCGGTGGTCTTCGGCGAAGATCTCGTCGTCAAACTCTTCCGCCGCCTGGAGTCCGGACGCTCGGTCGATGTGGAAGTCGGCCAATTTCTACTGGAAAGCGACTTCCCTGGCGTCGCCCCGCTCACCGGCCACCTCGACTACCACCGCGGTCGATGGGAACCGACAACCCTGGCCACGGTGCACCGCTTTGTGCCCCACCGTGCCGACGGGCTGACCTGGTTTCTCGATCACGCCACCGACCACCTGCAACACCGCCGCCCCGAGGAGATTGAACCACCGGAGCTCCTTGACGGCGTGCGTGCGCAGACGCTGATTCGCCTCAATCCAGACGACTTTGATCTGGCCGACGACGACCGTGTCTTCCTCAACCAGGCTCGCCAGCTCGGCCAGCGCGCCGCCGAGCTGCACACCGCCTTGGCCAGCGGGCCGCCCGAGACCCCCTTTGAGCCCACGCTCTTCTCCACCTCCTATGAGCGCACCCGCTACCACTCCATGCGCACCCTGACTCTTCGCACCATGCGCCTGCTGCGTCGAAGGCTCAGCACGCTGGAGTCCCATCAGGCGATGGCGCGCCTGGTGCTCGACCAGGAGCCGGAGATCCTGGCCCGATTTAAAACCATGGTCGGCCGGGGCCTGGGCGGGATGCGCATCCGCATTCACGGCGACTTCCACCTCGAAGAGGTACTGCGTACCGTCGATGACTTTGTGATCATCGACCTTGAGGGCCACCCCTGGCTTCCCATTGGCGAGAGGCGCATCAAACGCACGCCCCTGCGCGACGTGGCCACCATGCTGCGCTCCTTTCACCACACCAGCATGCTCGCCTGGCAGCGTACCTGTCGCGCCGACCTCCCCCGCGACCTCGATCCAGACGAGCTCCCCGAGGCGCTTGAGATCTTCAAGGCCGCGCAGCGCTGGTACGCACTCTGCGCCAACGCCTTCTTAAGCGGCTACCTTCCCCCGGCCACCTCTGCAGGTTTTCTACCCAACACCCCCGAGGGCATCGCCGAGCTCCTCGACGTGATGCGACTTCAAAAAGCCCTGCGCCAACTTGAGCATGACCTGGAGCGTGGCAAGCCCATCGATCTCTCGCTGATCGCGGTGACCGCCCAGTTGATGGCCCGCTAACCGCCGAATCAACATCAAGCCAGCACTTCGCCCGGCTCGATCCCCATCCCCCCGACCATCCTCTAAAGCTGCGGCGAGATCGGCCCGACCTGCTGACCCACCACCGAGATCTGGGCCGGCGTCGCAAAACCTTCCCCGGGCTGCGGGCCTTCGGTGGCGCGCTCCAGAAATCGCTCGGCCCAGCGGTACACATCGCTCGTTGCGATGATCCGGCGCATCGCGCGCATCCGCGTTCGCCGGCGCGCCTCATCCATCTGCACCGCCCGCGCCATCGCATCGGCGCTCGCCACCCGATCGTAGGGGTTGACCAGCACCGCCCCCTCGCCAAGCTGCGCGGCCGCGCCGGCGAATTCGCTGAGCACCAGCGCCCCGTTCTCATCAACCTGGCAGGCGCAATACTCCTTGGCCACAAGGTTCATCCCGTCGCGCAGGGGCGTGACCAGTGCCACCACCGCCAGCCGGTAGAGCGCGGCAAGCTCCACCGGATTTACCCGGTTATAGAGGTAGCGAATCGGCTGCCAACCCGAGGTGCTAAAGCGCCCGTTGATACGTCCCACCACCCGGTCGAACTCGCGCTTGAGCGACCGATACTCACTCACATTCTCCCGGCTGGGCACCACCAGCTGAAAGAACACCACCTGCTCACGAAGATGAGGATGCCGCTCCAGCATCAACTCAAAGGCGCGCAAGCGATGGATCAACCCCTTGGTATAATCAAGTCGGTCGATGCCCAGAAACATCCGGTAGGCGCCGATCTCGTCTTGCAACGCCCTCACGCGCTCCTCCACCTCTGCGCTTGCCGCACGCTCCGAGAAGGCCTCAAAATCCATGCCGATCGGAAACGCTCCCGCCTCCACCCGCCGCCCGTCTTCGGCCACCAGCAGCGCCTGACCGCCCTCATGGCGGAGCACTCCTCCTACCCCGAAGGTCTCGGCACACCGCACAAAGTTGCGCACATCGCGCGCGGTCTGAAACCCCACCAGATCGTACGCAAGAAGCGCCCTCAGCAGCTCACGCCTCCAGGGCAACTTCGCGTAGTTCTCCATGCCCGGAAACGAAATATGCAAAAAATGCGCAAGCCGCCCCTTATGCCCCAGCTCCCTTAAGCGCTGCCCCACCTCAAAGAGCTGATAGTCATGCACCCACACCAGCCCCTCCCCCCCCACACAGCGCATCGTCGCCTCGGCAAAGCGCTGATTCACGCTGCGATACTGCTCAAAATCGGACGCCTCAAAAGAACAACGATCCGCAAACCCATGAAAGAGCGGCCAGATCACCGAGTTGGAGAACCCCTCATAATACCCCTTATACTGCGCCCTGTTCATCGTCACCGGCTCCAGCGCGTACCCCGCCCGCTCGCCGGCGCGCTGCAGCCCTTCGGCCCACCCTCGCCCGTCTTCCTCAACCACCCCGGGCCATCCCACCCAGCAGCCCCCCTGCCGCTCTAAAATAGGCTGCATCGCCGCCACCAATCCTCCGGCCCCGGGCTCCACCTTCCAGCTCCCGCCCCTCGGACGCATCACCACCGGCAGGCGATTGGACACCACCGTCAACGGCCCTAACGCTGTCATGCTCGCTCCTGGTCTCTTCCCGTTTCCTGCCATGACTTCAGCCCCCCTAAACCCTAGGCACCGCCACCTCGCGACAAGAAATCCCCCCGGCCTCGCCCTCCCTTTAACTTTCCCTTGTCAAACCATCGTGTTAGCGTCTCTCCTCTGGTCGTTCGGGACCAGTTCACGACGTAACACTGCATG is from Lujinxingia sediminis and encodes:
- a CDS encoding pyridoxal phosphate-dependent decarboxylase family protein, with the translated sequence MSADAISPTDAPLRPDAPLRPDAPGADDCAPSDIALKSFFLGPQAENAEWLRQIINQVFESYVRWRREVYPDDGRAISQNDRQSSEFQGRRRHFERELLDLLARFESEVPKYSPRYIGHMFSETSMPAMIGHVLTLLHNPNNISGESSRVGVKLEAEAIEALATMLGFFNQGDQTRQNSQGKASPRGHFTSGGTIANFEAMTRARSRMLRFIARGAQARERGTLPALSLVEAAHLGWARYDALRPDAPSDSPDAENDPLSGDLQAMNPFALAELLGQHFAQPYRGPVLLVGEHKHYSWVKGVELLGLGKEALWPVRLSAEGTLCIEHLEQRLNEAAAAGRPVLMVVSVAGTTELGAFDPIDAVQDLLDRRAAALGHHIWHHVDAAYGGFFAASVDSNEAGSALSEPVCHALKAIGRVNSVTLDPHKLGYVPYASGAFIARQAREYLAHRIDAPYLVFDEEARDPGPQTLEGSRSAAGAVATWLTARTIGLNNQGYGRILRRTLQARQRLEAALGELAHPVRMLPASSNLLGFCVGAPGESLSTINARSEALYTRFGPQGAGDFFVSKTSLGLEAYGALLHPLLTDWGVARDDADTTHLTVLRLSVMNPFIDAREMKLDLSRAFAQALSEALDALAKEGMFKGA
- a CDS encoding sulfite exporter TauE/SafE family protein, whose amino-acid sequence is MGAMIIVAIFVTGFLAGGLGSMVGLGGGVFIVPVLSLVLGVDLKAAIAASAICVVLNSLNGSAEYLRRGMVHIKLALLLQVSTAMAAILGGIIVVYSPVQTLKLVFAGTLALVIAALVAAPRGAEVVPPGGHDPFGMATEFDDPTTAKPLSYVPQRMKRGVTLSWLAGLSSGMLGIGGGAVQVPMMSAMMRVPLRAAAATSTFMVGTTASVSALILAMAGVVDVAVTVPAMAGVMIGSNLGARLGAKVSAGALRQVLILTLAVLTVAMAADGLGWVQLR
- a CDS encoding DUF1634 domain-containing protein produces the protein MAVSMASRDDSLVVGVLYRWLSLVGMAMALLGVALEFMLTGVIRRGLWTPSQLVEGIRSLDVSVLTTLGVWLLIAGPSAGLVILAWRALGSRRWMQGGLALLVLVIVVLSVPLKMSLKGA
- the treS gene encoding maltose alpha-D-glucosyltransferase — protein: MPKTPWYQDAVIYEVHVRSFFDSDGDGIGDLRGLTQRLDYLEELGVTALWLLPFYPSPLKDDGYDIASYTEVHPDYGTLRDFQTFLREAHRRGLKVITELVLNHTSDQHPWFQRARRAPRGSVERDFYVWSDTPDRYREARIIFSDVKHSNWTYDPVAGQYFWHRFYDHQPDLNFDNPQVRKAVFEIVDFWMKMGIDGLRLDAITYLYEREGTTCEGLPETHAFLRDLRAHVDERYEDRMLLAEANLWPEDAVAFFGQGDECHMAFHFPLMPRLFMAVEMEDRQPIVDILDQTPELPEGCQWALFLRNHDELTLEMVTDEERDFMYRAFAPELRMRVNLGIRRRLAPILRGDGRKIRLLYALLLSLPGTPILYYGDEIGMGDNYHLGDRNGVRTPMQWSADRNGGFSRANPQSLFLPVITDPAYHYMSTNVETQENAPASLLRWIKRLIAIRQNSPALKRGELTMMPCTNHRVLAMRRTTEDDDALLVLNLSHAAQHVHLDLSDAAERWPVELWGRTQFPPIHPERARRYALSLAPYAFYWFNLSKRPLDEAQLMEPPAPRGPLEVRDDWSAIFEGRMRAPFLRRLTEFLHHQPWFNPRARRLETLEIQERIRMRWEEGLTLICLLEATFLDGENEIYMLPIGFSTDQRADRIREQSPHAIITRLRLERTGESGELYDASVSPGFVSALLGYIRKSWTLNGMEGSFQGHWVEHFQDLTPERLSALPLHLLEINHTHTSVVFGEDLVVKLFRRLESGRSVDVEVGQFLLESDFPGVAPLTGHLDYHRGRWEPTTLATVHRFVPHRADGLTWFLDHATDHLQHRRPEEIEPPELLDGVRAQTLIRLNPDDFDLADDDRVFLNQARQLGQRAAELHTALASGPPETPFEPTLFSTSYERTRYHSMRTLTLRTMRLLRRRLSTLESHQAMARLVLDQEPEILARFKTMVGRGLGGMRIRIHGDFHLEEVLRTVDDFVIIDLEGHPWLPIGERRIKRTPLRDVATMLRSFHHTSMLAWQRTCRADLPRDLDPDELPEALEIFKAAQRWYALCANAFLSGYLPPATSAGFLPNTPEGIAELLDVMRLQKALRQLEHDLERGKPIDLSLIAVTAQLMAR
- a CDS encoding alpha,alpha-trehalose-phosphate synthase (UDP-forming), giving the protein MTALGPLTVVSNRLPVVMRPRGGSWKVEPGAGGLVAAMQPILERQGGCWVGWPGVVEEDGRGWAEGLQRAGERAGYALEPVTMNRAQYKGYYEGFSNSVIWPLFHGFADRCSFEASDFEQYRSVNQRFAEATMRCVGGEGLVWVHDYQLFEVGQRLRELGHKGRLAHFLHISFPGMENYAKLPWRRELLRALLAYDLVGFQTARDVRNFVRCAETFGVGGVLRHEGGQALLVAEDGRRVEAGAFPIGMDFEAFSERAASAEVEERVRALQDEIGAYRMFLGIDRLDYTKGLIHRLRAFELMLERHPHLREQVVFFQLVVPSRENVSEYRSLKREFDRVVGRINGRFSTSGWQPIRYLYNRVNPVELAALYRLAVVALVTPLRDGMNLVAKEYCACQVDENGALVLSEFAGAAAQLGEGAVLVNPYDRVASADAMARAVQMDEARRRTRMRAMRRIIATSDVYRWAERFLERATEGPQPGEGFATPAQISVVGQQVGPISPQL